The following coding sequences lie in one Girardinichthys multiradiatus isolate DD_20200921_A chromosome 13, DD_fGirMul_XY1, whole genome shotgun sequence genomic window:
- the LOC124879732 gene encoding LOW QUALITY PROTEIN: toll-like receptor 13 (The sequence of the model RefSeq protein was modified relative to this genomic sequence to represent the inferred CDS: deleted 2 bases in 1 codon), protein MEQRRHKSWTRTSMATTGSLSSNLILGLLCLLLYINPLVPYSLKNCTLVYQANLSTAVSLDCTNRKLVTVPDDIPKDAFSVQLGGNLIQRINQSDFCDMSKMEILNLESNRIAYVDDGSFTDLVSLKVLCMRKNILTNLTSNVFQGLSNLAVLDLFSNNIQFIHDSAFQFLINLETVDLGGNMLQRTGEIPPILQLPHIRTLSLFYNRFYSFETKDLPQNFSSGLKELYISGFNLRSFSITTPIFPYLHKLHLSMSAVDDDQWDIPDKALLKNFTELHLYRPLFSIEETQKVLQSFDSLSHLKLNVFFRWIKNGVLSTACKIPTLRRLDLSNTDFDNDTLRLAPCSQVTELDISICLISELPKGLMDSMKGLRSLNVSYNQLTKIPHDIRSLSSLEILIMNDNIISQLGCEDFVKTTRLTELYLNGNRIAGLKRCVMENLISLKLLNLSGNLLATFRATIKTGLQKLEVLDISHNFIKILENYDLRGLRYLKHLNVTSYFMQTVKYKTFFGLKNLKSLSGSFPAGEINLKNLPNLENIQINFNYGGPFNISYSKKYGDSIQIKSLKGLSVACRYDHQGMFFYLTERLLSDMKNLEFFKAENIYLMAPYSNTFQFNYKLKTLIFAETDLSELHSKLFLPIPNLESLDLSQSQLKSLDFLARANLSALRYLKLTSNEINVINETVFQTLPSLTYLDLDKNPFTCECSNSDFIQWAKNNKQTQVVNAHQYVCSFPVSKRGSLLLDFDVQSCWDDGRVFYFISSTCLVVLTLLTSFTYNFLRWYLIYTFHLFLAFLYDSRKKRKGDPYQFDAFVSYNVHDEDWVYREMLPVLEGQQGWRLCLHHRDFQPGKPIIENITDAIYGSRKTICVISRSYLQSEWCSREIQMASYRLFDEQKDVLILLFLEEIPTHHLSPYHRMRKLVKKRTYLSWPQAAQHPGVFWQNVQRALQRGRCEHRPADWTNGTLREVSEL, encoded by the exons ATGGAACAACGGCGACATAAATCTTGGACTAGAAcaagcatggctaccacaggaAGTTTGTCATCAAACCTCATTCTTGGACTTCTCTGTCTACTGCTTTATATTAACCCCTTAGTGCCTTACTCACTGAAAAACTGCACATTAGTTTATCAAGCAAATCTCTCTACTGCTGTTTCCCTGGACTGTACAAATAGGAAACTTGTAACTGTCCCTGATGACATCCCTAAAGATGCTTTTTCAGTACAACTTGGAGGCAATCTCATTCAGAGAATTAACCAAAGCGATTTTTGTGATATGTCAAAGATGGAAATTCTGAATCTTGAGTCCAATAGAATTGCTTATGTGGATGATGGATCTTTCACTGATCTGGTGTCATTAAAAGTCCTCTGCATGAGAAAAAACATACTTACCAACTTGACGAGCAACGTCTTTCAGGGGCTGTCCAACCTTGCTGTCCTTGACCTCTTTTCAAACAATATCCAGTTCATTCATGACTCAGCTTTTCAGTTTCTGATCAACTTAGAAACTGTGGATTTAGGTGGAAATATGCTCCAACGAACTGGTGAAATTCCACCCATCCTACAACTACCACACATTCGCACCCTTAGTCTTTTTTACAATCGATTTTACTCTTTTGAAACAAAAGATCTTCCTCAAAATTTTTCTTCAGGTCTTAAAGAGTTGTATATTTCTGGCTTTAACCTTAGAAGTTTCAGCATCACAACACCAATCTTTCCTTACCTCCATAAACTACACCTTTCCATGTCTGCAGTGGATGATGACCAATGGGATATACCTGACAAAGCATTACTTAAAAATTTTACAGAGCTGCATCTTTATAGACCTCTGTTTTCCATTGAGGAGACTCAAAAAGTTCTGCAGAGTTTCGACTCGCTGTCTCACCTAAAACTGAATGTATTTTTTAGGTGGATTAAGAATGGAGTGTTGTCTACTGCCTGTAAAATACCAACACTAAGAAGGCTAGATTTGTCCAACACTGATTTTGACAATGATACTCTTAGACTTGCACCATGCTCTCAGGTCACAGAGCTTGACATTTCCATTTGTCTAATTAGTGAGCTGCCAAAAGGTTTAATGGACTCAATGAAGGGACTGCGGTCCCTGAATGTGAGCTACAACCAACTCACCAAGATCCCACATGACATCAGGAGTCTCTCCTCTCTTGAGATCTTGATTATGAATGACAATATTATTTCCCAACTTGGATGTGAGGATTTTGTGAAGACAACACGTCTTACAGAACTATATCTAAATGGTAACCGCATTGCCGGACTGAAAAGATGTGTCATGGAAAATCTTATCAGCTTAAAGCTTTTAAATCTGAGTGGCAATCTGCTAGCGACATTCAGAGCCACCATCAAAACTGGCCTGCAGAAGCTTGAGGTCTTGGATATAAGTCACAACTTTATAAAAATTCTTGAAAATTATGATTTACGAGGCTTAAGGTAtctcaaacatttaaatgtgacatcaTATTTTATGCaaactgtaaaatataaaacattcttTGGACTAAAGAACCTTAAATCCCTTTCTGGGTCATTTCCAGCGGGTGAAATTAATCTAAAAAATTTACCGAatttagaaaatattcaaaTCAACTTCAATTATGGTGGACCTTTCAACATTTCTTACTCAAAAAAATATGGAGATTCCATACAGATAAAATCATTGAAAGGTCTCTCAGTGGCTTGCAGGTATGATCACCAGGGTATGTTTTTTTACTTGACAGAAAGACTTCTTTCTGACATGAAAAATCTGGAATTTTTCAAAGCTGAGAATATTTATTTGATGGCTCCATATTCAAACACGTTTCAGTTCAATTACAAGCTGAAGACTCTGATTTTTGCAGAGACAGATTTGTCAGAGTTACATTCCAAACTGTTTCTACCAATCCCAAACCTGGAGAGTCTTGATCTCTCTCAGTCTCAGCTGAAGTCATTGGATTTTCTTGCGCGGGCCAATCTCTCTGCACTCAGATATCTGAAGCTGACCAGCAATGAGATAAATGTGATTAACGAGACAGTGTTCCAAACTCTTCCCTCACTAACATACTTGGACCTGGACAAGAATCCATTCACCTGTGAATGCTCAAATTCAGATTTTATCCAATGGGCAaagaacaacaaacaaacacaggTGGTAAACGCTCATCAGTATGTATGTTCCTTTCCTGTGTCCAAACGAGGAAGCTTGTTACTGGACTTTGATGTCCAGTCCTGTTGGGATGATGGCAGGGTTTTCTACTTCATTTCCAGCACTTGTCTGGTGGTTCTTACTCTCCTTACATCCTTCACCTATAACTTCCTGAGGTGGTATCTCATCTACACATTCCACCTCTTCCTGGCCTTTCTCTatgacagcaggaagaagaggaagggaGACCCATATCAGTTTGATGCCTTTGTGTCCTACAACGTCCATGATGAGGACTGGGTTTACAGAGAGATGCTTCCAGTACTGGAGGGACAGCAGGGCTGGAGACTCTGTCTGCACCACAGAGACTTCCAACCAG GTAAACCCATCATAGAGAACATCACTGATGCCATTTATGGCAGCAGGAAGACCATCTGTGTGATCAGCCGCAGCTACCTGCAGAGTGAATGGTGCTCAAGAGAGATCCAGATGGccag ctatCGTCTGTTTGATGAGCAGAAGGACGTGTTAATCCTTCTGTTTTTGGAGGAGATCCCCACTCATCATCTTTCTCCATACCACCGCATGAGGAAGCTGGTAAAGAAGCGCACCTATCTGAGCTGGCCTCAGGCTGCACAACACCCAGGAGTCTTCTGGCAGAACGTCCAGCGAGCTCTGCAG AGGGGACGCTGTGAACACAGACCTGCTGACTGGACCAACGGGACGCTGAGAGAAGTCTCAGAGCTCTAA
- the LOC124879733 gene encoding toll-like receptor 13, whose protein sequence is MASIASLSLYFTLNLIFLLLPVTPSLAFSLKNCTILYQKNTSADVSLDCSNMTFVTIPDYIPKNTVSIQLGDNLLLNIIRKDFHDMSNLKNLNFTVNQIAYVEQGSFINLPLLETLYMGRNKLTNLTNNMFKGLSNLTVLVLSYNNIQYIHKSAFRSLTNLQTLEIAGIKLKQVAEILPILQLPQLLRLSLKHNRFTTFETKDLPLNLSMSLKELEISGPDLKMLSITTPVFPHLQSIDLSYVDKRLNCNFSDKSLQKSVTQLHINSLAFSFEGLQKVLKSFGRLRHLSFESADDWITMGLLSVVCKTPTLRELIISQSHFANFTIELASCVQLRELNLEDNVMSELSKGSMQSMKQLRVLNLGYNLFTEFPHDIRNLSSLEILKMHYNDISGLSCDDFSNTTHLKELYLNMNRITQLQRCITEKIVSLKVLDVSGNLLKVFGDTFKISLQKLESLDISHNPIKYLDTDVFQHLKSLKELKVETYLFVDVPYFSGLEDLENLTIYFHTERTFKNLQSNDDKAFSNIKTMKHLTLIGSSDNDWIPFYTIKEMLRASGNVVAFTIQNIYINYYDVDTFELNPQLKSLTLSLTDLSDLNSELFLSFPNLQNLDLSKSKLRSLDFLVQANLSALRYLKLTDNEISVISETVFQFLPSLRFLDLDNNLFSCECSNAGFIHWIVTNSQTQVVKAYQYKCFFPVSKRGNLLLDFDIQSCRDNGSFLCFISSTCLVVLTLLISFIYNFLRLHLSYTFHLFLAFLYDSRKRKKGHPHWFDAFVSYNAKDEDWVYREMLPVLEGEQGWRLCLHHRDFQPGKSIIENITDAIYGSRKTICVISRSYLQSEWCSREIQMASFRLFDEQKDMLILLFLEEIPPHHLSPYYRMRKLVKKRTYLSWPQAVQHPGVFWQNVQRALQTGDALTEITDPLTGLTGC, encoded by the exons ATGGCCTCTATAGCTAGTTTGTCTTTATACTTCACACTTAATCTTATCTTTCTTCTGCTTCCTGTTACCCCCTCACTGGCCTTTTCACTGAAAAACTGCACAATACTTTATCAGAAGAATACCTCTGCTGATGTTTCTTTGGACTGTTCAAACATGACGTTTGTGACCATCCCTGATTACATCCCTAAAAATACCGTGTCAATACAACTTGGAGACAATTTGCTCTTAAATATTATCAGAAAAGACTTTCATGACATGTCAAATCTTAAGAATCTAAATTTTACAGTGAATCAAATTGCTTATGTCGAACAAGGGTCATTTATCAATTTGCCTTTACTGGAGACACTTTATATGGGAAGAAACAAGCTTACCAACCTGACAAACAACATGTTTAAAGGCCTGTCAAACCTCACAGTATTGGTCCTCAGTTACAACAACATTCAGTATATTCATAAATCTGCCTTCCGGAGTCTGACTAACTTACAAACTCTTGAAATTGCTGGCATCAAACTTAAGCAAGTTGCAGAAATTCTACCAATCTTACAGCTGCCACAGTTACTTAGGCTTAGCTTAAAGCACAATAGATTTACCACATTTGAAACTAAAGACCTCCCATTGAATCTTTCCATGAGTCTTAAAGAGTTGGAAATTTCTGGTCCTGACCTGAAAATGTTAAGCATCACAACACCAGTTTTCCCTCACCTCCAGTCAATAGACTTGTCGTATGTAGATAAAAGACTAAATTGTAACTTTTCTGACAAAAGTTTACAAAAGAGCGTAACACAGTTGCATATTAACAGCCTAGCGTTTTCCTTTGAAGGACTCCAAAAAGTTCTGAAGAGTTTCGGAAGACTGAGACATCTGAGTTTTGAATCTGCGGATGATTGGATTACAATGGGACTATTATCCGTAGTCTGCAAAACACCAACACTCAGGGAGCTTATTATTTCTCAGAGTCATTTTGCCAATTTTACTATTGAACTTGCATCATGCGTCCAGCTCAGAGAGCTTAACCTGGAAGACAATGTCATGTCTGAGCTGTCAAAAGGTTCAATGCAATCGATGAAGCAACTGCGAGTCCTCAATTTGGGTTATAACCTGTTCACTGAGTTTCCACATGACATAAGAAACCTGTCCTCCCTTGAGATCCTGAAAATGCATTATAATGATATCTCTGGGTTGAGCTGTGATGATTTCTCGAACACCACACATCTGAAAGAGCTTTATCTGAACATGAACCGCATAACCCAACTGCAAAGGTGTATAACCGAAAAAATTGTCAGTCTAAAAGTTTTAGATGTGAGTGGCAATCTGCTAAAGGTATTTGGAGACACCTTCAAAATTTCACTGCAGAAGCTTGAGTCGTTAGACATCAGTCACAACCCCATAAAATATCTGGACACAGATGtctttcaacatttaaaatccCTGAAAGAGCTAAAGGTGGAAACCTATCTTTTTGTAGATGTACCTTATTTCAGTGGTTTAGAGGACCTTGAAAATCTTACAATCTACTTCCATACAGAAAGGACTTTCAAAAATCTTCAATCAAACGATGATAAAGCCTTTAGCAATATCAAGACCATGAAGCATCTAACACTGATCGGAAGCAGCGATAATGACTGGATCCCCTTTTACACAATTAAGGAAATGCTCAGAGCTTCTGGAAATGTGGTGGCTTTTACAATTCAGAATATCTATATTAATTACTATGATGTGGACACATTTGAGCTAAACCCCCAGCTGAAAAGTCTTACTTTATCATTGACAGATTTATCAGATTTAAATTCTGAGTTATTTCTATCCTTCCCAAACCTGCAGAATTTGGATCTTTCAAAGTCTAAACTCAGGTCTTTGGATTTTCTGGTTCAGGCAAATCTTTCTGCACTCAgatacctgaaactaactgacAATGAGATCAGTGTGATTAGTGAGACGGTCTTCCAGTTTCTACCCTCTCTGAGATTCTTGGATCTGGACAACAACCTGTTCTCATGTGAGTGCTCAAACGCAGGCTTCATCCATTGGATAGTGACCAACTCGCAAACCCAGGTGGTAAAGGCTTATCAGTATAAATGCTTCTTTCCTGTGTCCAAACGAGGAAACTTGTTACTAGACTTTGATATCCAGTCTTGTAGGGACAATGGCAGCTTTCTCTGTTTCATTTCGAGCACCTGTCTGGTTGTTCTGACTCTCCTTATATCCTTCATCTATAACTTCCTGAGGTTGCACCTCTCCTACACATTCCACCTCTTTCTGGCCTTTCTCTATGACAGCAGGAAGAGGAAGAAAGGACACCCTCATTGGTTTGATGCCTTTGTGTCCTACAACGCCAAAGATGAGGACTGGGTTTACAGAGAGATGCTTCCAGTGTTGGAGGGAGAGCAGGGGTGGAGACTCTGTCTGCACCACAGAGACTTCCAACCAG GTAAATCCATCATAGAGAACATCACTGATGCCATTTATGGCAGCAGGAAGACCATCTGTGTGATCAGCCGCAGCTACCTGCAGAGTGAATGGTGTTCTAGGGAGATCCAGATGGCCAG cttTCGTCTGTTTGATGAGCAGAAAGATATGctaattctgctgtttttggAGGAGATCCCTCCCCATCATCTGTCTCCGTATTACCGCATGAGGAAGCTGGTGAAGAAGCGCACCTACCTGAGCTGGCCTCAGGCTGTACAACACCCAGGAGTCTTCTGGCAGAACGTCCAGAGAGCTCTGCAGACAGGGGATGCCCTCACTGAGATCACAGACCCGCTGACCGGGCTAACAGGATGTTAA